A window of Lentibacillus sp. Marseille-P4043 contains these coding sequences:
- the polA gene encoding DNA polymerase I — translation MSKKLVLIDGNSIIYRAFFALPLLNNDKGVYTNAVYGFTTMLLKILEDEKPTHMLVAFDAGKTTFRHKTYKEYKGGRQKTPPELSEQFPILKELLDVFHISHYELDQYEADDIIGTLSKKGNEEDWDVTVISGDKDLLQLVSDNVTVNLTKKGISDVESFTPTFMMEKMEVTPDQIIDLKALMGDNSDNIPGVPGVGQKTATKLVKQYKTLEEVYNHIDEISGKKLKENLTNHQEEAFMSKELVTINRDSPIDVTVNDIVYDGYEQNKVSAMFKDLGFQSLLNRLTGEADEVTEQAVELTAIDYTVVDELTPDSFTGEEAIVVEMLSDNYHQAPVEGIGIVNDKQAYFVPTEIAAQSKVFKEWAEDPAKKKYVFDAKKTLVALLNLDMEIKGITFDMLLASYLLNPAENHHDIPAIGHRMGNQSILFDEEVYGKGAKLKVPEQEKLADHVVRKTNLLFAIKADMEKQLKQNEQYELFRELEMPLAIILGEMEHTGVLVDVKRLENMGIELKQRLHDIENKVYELAGETFNLNSPKQLGPILFEKLGLPVIKKTKTGYSTAADVLEQLRDEHEIIPKLLLYRQLGKLQSTYVEGLLKVVDKDSHKIHTRFNQALTQTGRLSSIDPNLQNIPIRLEEGRKIRQAFVPIKEDWIMFAADYSQIELRVLAHIAKDEKLIDAFQHNTDIHTQTAMEVFHAGKDEITANMRRHAKAVNFGIVYGISDFGLSQSLGITRKEAKQFIERYLDSYPGVRKYMDEIVQDAKHKGYVTTLMNRRRYLPEITSRNFNKRRFAERTAMNTPIQGSAADIIKKAMIDLHERLIDEKLTARMLLQVHDELILEAPKDEVEKLKNIVPAVMENTVELDVPLKVEYEYGKSWFDAK, via the coding sequence GTGTCAAAAAAACTAGTACTAATTGATGGAAACAGTATTATTTATCGCGCTTTTTTTGCATTGCCATTACTAAATAACGATAAAGGTGTTTATACGAACGCGGTTTATGGTTTTACAACAATGTTATTAAAAATTTTAGAAGACGAAAAGCCTACACACATGCTTGTGGCATTTGATGCAGGGAAAACGACATTTCGCCACAAAACATATAAAGAGTATAAAGGCGGGAGACAGAAAACACCACCAGAATTGTCGGAACAGTTTCCAATCCTAAAAGAACTACTCGATGTCTTCCATATTTCTCATTATGAACTTGACCAATATGAGGCAGATGATATTATCGGAACTTTATCAAAAAAAGGCAATGAGGAAGATTGGGACGTCACGGTGATCTCGGGTGATAAAGATTTATTGCAACTCGTTTCAGATAATGTAACCGTAAATTTAACGAAAAAAGGGATTAGTGATGTCGAATCCTTTACACCAACATTTATGATGGAAAAAATGGAAGTGACACCAGATCAGATTATTGATCTAAAGGCATTGATGGGGGATAATTCCGATAATATCCCAGGAGTACCAGGTGTTGGACAAAAAACAGCAACAAAGCTAGTGAAACAATATAAGACGTTAGAAGAAGTGTACAATCATATTGACGAGATTAGTGGTAAAAAGTTGAAAGAGAATTTAACTAATCATCAAGAAGAAGCTTTTATGAGTAAGGAGCTTGTTACGATTAACCGTGATTCACCGATCGATGTAACAGTTAACGACATTGTTTATGATGGCTACGAACAGAACAAAGTCAGTGCTATGTTTAAGGATTTGGGATTTCAGTCTTTATTAAATAGACTGACAGGGGAAGCAGATGAAGTAACCGAACAAGCTGTAGAATTGACTGCTATTGATTATACGGTAGTCGATGAATTAACACCGGATAGTTTTACAGGTGAAGAAGCGATCGTTGTAGAAATGCTTAGTGACAACTACCATCAGGCGCCAGTTGAAGGAATCGGAATCGTTAATGATAAGCAAGCATATTTTGTTCCAACAGAAATAGCAGCACAATCGAAAGTATTCAAAGAATGGGCAGAAGATCCAGCAAAGAAAAAGTATGTATTTGATGCGAAAAAAACATTAGTAGCATTATTGAATCTTGATATGGAAATAAAGGGAATCACATTTGATATGTTGCTTGCTTCCTATTTACTAAATCCAGCAGAGAATCATCATGACATACCAGCGATTGGGCATCGAATGGGGAATCAATCGATTTTATTTGATGAAGAGGTCTATGGAAAAGGTGCAAAACTTAAAGTACCTGAGCAAGAAAAGCTCGCAGACCATGTTGTTCGAAAAACAAATCTTTTATTTGCGATCAAAGCGGACATGGAAAAGCAGTTGAAGCAAAATGAGCAATATGAATTGTTTAGGGAACTAGAAATGCCACTTGCTATCATCCTTGGAGAAATGGAGCATACTGGTGTTTTAGTAGATGTAAAACGTCTTGAAAATATGGGGATTGAATTAAAACAACGATTACATGACATCGAAAACAAAGTGTATGAACTTGCAGGTGAAACATTTAATTTAAATTCACCTAAACAGCTCGGACCAATTCTATTTGAAAAGCTTGGACTGCCCGTAATTAAAAAGACGAAAACAGGCTACTCGACCGCTGCAGATGTATTAGAACAATTAAGGGACGAGCATGAGATCATTCCTAAACTGTTGCTATATCGACAATTGGGTAAATTGCAATCAACATATGTGGAAGGACTATTGAAAGTTGTCGATAAGGATTCCCATAAAATTCATACACGATTCAATCAAGCTCTAACCCAAACAGGACGATTAAGTTCAATTGACCCTAACCTGCAAAACATTCCCATTCGTTTAGAAGAAGGAAGAAAAATTCGTCAAGCTTTTGTACCCATAAAAGAGGATTGGATCATGTTTGCTGCTGATTATTCGCAAATTGAGCTGCGTGTTTTAGCCCACATTGCGAAAGATGAAAAATTGATTGATGCGTTTCAGCATAATACGGACATCCATACACAAACAGCGATGGAAGTGTTTCATGCCGGAAAAGACGAAATAACCGCAAATATGCGACGTCATGCAAAAGCGGTAAACTTTGGCATTGTATATGGTATTAGTGACTTCGGACTTTCACAAAGCCTAGGAATTACCAGGAAAGAGGCTAAACAGTTTATTGAACGCTATTTGGATAGTTATCCAGGTGTTCGCAAATACATGGATGAAATTGTTCAGGACGCGAAACATAAAGGCTATGTAACAACATTAATGAATCGCAGAAGATATTTGCCGGAAATTACAAGTCGAAATTTTAATAAACGGAGATTTGCGGAACGAACAGCTATGAATACGCCAATACAGGGAAGTGCAGCAGATATTATTAAAAAAGCTATGATAGACCTACACGAAAGGTTAATTGACGAAAAGTTAACTGCAAGAATGCTACTACAAGTACATGATGAACTCATTCTTGAAGCACCTAAAGATGAAGTAGAAAAGCTAAAGAATATTGTACCAGCTGTCATGGAAAATACCGTTGAACTTGATGTACCACTGAAAGTAGAGTATGAATATGGAAAAAGCTGGTTTGATGCAAAATAG
- the mutM gene encoding DNA-formamidopyrimidine glycosylase: MPELPEVETVKNTLKRLVMGKTIEYVSVLWPNIVKQPDDVEQFKLILQGQTIHDITRKGKFLLFQLDDYVLVSHLRMEGKYSVHQKTEPLTKHTHVIFSFSDDTELHYNDVRKFGTMHVFLKGEEFDQKPLNQLGPDPFDERFTFDYFYNKLKKTDRVIKSVLLDQTIVAGLGNIYVDETLFKAGVHPLKKASKLSKKEVSTIQIASIATLKEAVAQGGTTIRSYVNGQGEMGMFQQELFVYGQENRACKKCGKPIVKMKIGGRGTHLCMSCQK, encoded by the coding sequence ATGCCAGAATTACCAGAGGTAGAAACAGTTAAAAATACATTAAAACGATTAGTAATGGGGAAAACAATTGAATATGTATCCGTCTTGTGGCCAAATATCGTGAAACAACCTGATGACGTAGAGCAATTTAAACTTATTTTACAGGGTCAGACGATTCACGATATAACTCGTAAGGGAAAGTTTTTGCTTTTCCAGTTAGATGATTATGTCCTTGTTTCTCATTTACGTATGGAGGGGAAATACAGTGTCCATCAAAAAACTGAACCTTTAACAAAACATACACATGTCATCTTTAGCTTCTCAGATGATACAGAGCTGCATTATAATGACGTTCGTAAATTTGGAACGATGCATGTTTTTCTTAAAGGGGAAGAGTTTGACCAGAAACCACTTAATCAATTAGGACCAGATCCATTTGATGAGCGTTTCACATTTGACTATTTTTATAACAAATTAAAGAAAACGGACCGTGTTATTAAATCTGTATTGTTGGACCAAACAATCGTTGCAGGACTGGGTAATATCTACGTTGATGAAACACTGTTTAAAGCAGGGGTCCATCCGCTGAAAAAAGCGAGTAAATTAAGCAAAAAAGAAGTATCAACAATCCAAATAGCATCGATTGCAACCTTGAAAGAAGCAGTTGCTCAAGGTGGTACAACGATCCGTTCATATGTAAACGGACAAGGTGAAATGGGAATGTTTCAACAAGAGTTATTTGTATATGGTCAGGAAAACCGGGCATGCAAGAAATGTGGCAAACCGATCGTCAAAATGAAAATCGGTGGCAGAGGAACACATCTTTGTATGTCATGTCAAAAATAG
- the coaE gene encoding dephospho-CoA kinase (Dephospho-CoA kinase (CoaE) performs the final step in coenzyme A biosynthesis.) has translation MALIIGLTGSIASGKSTVSLMFDDHNIPVVDADKLSREVVNPGEKAYNQIVEMFGQDVLRDDKTIDREKLGSIIFADEGKRKLLNNIVHPAVREKMLQRRDGFVEAGATCVVLDIPLLFESKLTHYVDKTLVVYVDEHVQLERLMNRNHYSEEEARQRIESQIPVSKKAAMADAVIDNNGTKYQSYEQLEKFLSEWNAI, from the coding sequence ATGGCGCTAATCATCGGTTTAACTGGGAGTATTGCGAGCGGAAAAAGTACTGTTTCTCTAATGTTCGATGACCATAATATTCCAGTAGTTGATGCAGATAAACTATCTCGAGAAGTCGTGAACCCTGGAGAAAAAGCGTATAACCAAATAGTGGAGATGTTTGGACAAGATGTGTTACGTGATGATAAAACTATTGATCGAGAGAAATTGGGTTCTATTATTTTTGCGGATGAAGGAAAACGAAAACTGTTAAATAATATTGTTCATCCTGCCGTCCGAGAAAAGATGTTGCAGAGAAGAGACGGATTTGTAGAAGCAGGTGCAACGTGTGTTGTTCTTGATATACCATTACTTTTTGAAAGTAAATTAACCCATTACGTTGATAAAACGTTGGTTGTATATGTTGATGAGCATGTTCAGTTAGAACGGTTAATGAATCGTAACCATTATTCAGAAGAAGAAGCAAGGCAGCGAATTGAGTCACAAATTCCAGTGTCAAAAAAAGCCGCGATGGCTGATGCGGTAATTGATAACAATGGAACAAAGTACCAGTCTTATGAACAATTAGAGAAATTTTTAAGTGAATGGAACGCGATATAA
- a CDS encoding glyceraldehyde-3-phosphate dehydrogenase, which yields MNKTRIAINGFGRIGRMVFRQAIKDNQLDVVAINANYPPETLAHLIKYDSVHGIFDGEVKALHNMLEVDGKEVLLVNSREPETLPWNDFAIDIVVEATGKFNSKQGAGLHLQAGAKKVVITAPGKQVDKTIVMGVNQDTYNPAEDHIISNASCTTNCLAPVVKVLDDHFGIKNGLMTTVHAFTNDQKNIDNPHKDLRRARGCTQSIIPTSTGAAKALGEVLPHLNGKLHGMALRVPTPDVSLVDLVVDVKRSVTIEDINHVFKQVAENELKGILKYSEEPLVSIDYTTTDYSAIIDGLTTMVMEDNKVKVLAWYDNEWGYSHRVIDLTKFIGSCLQQEQVKIS from the coding sequence ATGAATAAAACACGAATTGCTATTAATGGATTTGGTCGTATTGGGCGGATGGTTTTCCGTCAGGCGATTAAGGATAACCAATTAGATGTTGTTGCGATTAATGCAAATTATCCTCCAGAAACACTTGCCCATTTAATTAAGTATGACAGTGTTCACGGAATTTTTGACGGGGAAGTGAAAGCGCTTCATAATATGCTTGAAGTCGATGGGAAAGAAGTATTACTTGTCAATTCTCGAGAACCAGAAACACTTCCATGGAATGATTTTGCCATTGACATCGTAGTTGAAGCAACTGGAAAATTTAATTCCAAACAAGGAGCAGGATTGCATTTACAGGCAGGAGCTAAAAAAGTAGTTATCACTGCCCCTGGTAAACAGGTAGATAAAACGATTGTAATGGGTGTTAATCAAGACACTTATAACCCGGCAGAAGATCATATTATTTCCAATGCATCTTGTACAACAAACTGTCTAGCGCCTGTTGTAAAAGTATTAGATGATCACTTTGGTATTAAGAATGGTTTGATGACAACGGTTCATGCGTTTACCAACGATCAAAAAAACATTGACAATCCACATAAAGATTTACGTAGAGCAAGAGGGTGCACACAATCGATTATACCAACATCAACAGGGGCAGCGAAGGCGTTAGGTGAAGTATTACCGCATTTAAATGGAAAATTACATGGGATGGCATTGCGAGTACCTACACCTGATGTGTCATTAGTTGATTTGGTTGTAGATGTTAAACGATCGGTGACAATTGAAGATATAAATCATGTGTTTAAACAAGTAGCCGAAAATGAACTTAAAGGAATCCTAAAATACAGTGAAGAACCACTTGTTTCAATTGATTATACAACAACCGATTATTCTGCAATTATTGATGGATTAACCACAATGGTAATGGAAGATAATAAGGTGAAAGTATTAGCCTGGTATGACAACGAGTGGGGTTATTCACATCGGGTGATCGATTTAACAAAATTCATCGGGAGCTGTTTGCAACAGGAACAAGTAAAAATCTCTTAA
- the speD gene encoding adenosylmethionine decarboxylase: MDTMGRHVIAELWECNIDKLNDMGLIEQIFVDAALKAGAEIREVTFHKFAPHGVSGAVIISESHLTIHSFPEHGYASIDVYTCGSIIDPNVAVLHIVESLEAKTYEKLEISRGMGPVKVNQFRCFVQNNTDL, translated from the coding sequence ATGGATACAATGGGTAGGCATGTAATTGCTGAATTATGGGAATGCAATATTGATAAATTAAATGACATGGGTCTTATTGAACAAATTTTTGTTGATGCAGCATTAAAAGCAGGAGCAGAGATTCGCGAAGTTACTTTTCATAAATTTGCGCCTCATGGTGTAAGTGGGGCTGTGATTATCTCTGAGTCACACTTAACCATTCATAGTTTTCCGGAACATGGTTATGCAAGTATTGACGTCTATACATGTGGTAGCATTATTGACCCAAATGTTGCAGTACTTCATATTGTTGAATCGTTGGAAGCAAAAACATATGAAAAATTGGAAATTTCGCGTGGAATGGGTCCTGTTAAGGTAAATCAATTTCGCTGCTTTGTACAAAATAATACTGATTTATAA
- a CDS encoding cytosolic protein codes for MSFKQRVVKYFNNHAETSENHWDSLLQTHYYKTTKDKGLDTVEQFFMQSDAFKINAVSKEHGELSVSVVKGKKAFIVVTIIMVRPYQTAIDFSVTTESLLPFDFAYSSRLIQRLYNEFNEIFPLIE; via the coding sequence ATGTCATTTAAACAGAGAGTAGTTAAATATTTTAACAATCATGCAGAAACAAGTGAAAACCATTGGGATTCATTACTACAAACCCATTATTATAAAACGACGAAAGATAAAGGATTGGATACGGTTGAACAATTTTTTATGCAATCTGACGCTTTTAAAATTAACGCAGTCTCTAAAGAGCATGGAGAATTAAGTGTATCAGTAGTAAAAGGGAAAAAAGCGTTTATTGTTGTGACGATCATTATGGTTAGACCTTATCAGACTGCCATTGATTTCTCCGTTACAACAGAGTCTTTATTGCCTTTTGATTTTGCATATAGTTCAAGATTAATTCAACGATTATATAATGAGTTTAATGAAATATTTCCATTAATCGAATAA
- the nrdR gene encoding transcriptional regulator NrdR — MRCSNCQNKSTKVLDSRPIEEGQSIRRRRECEQCGFRFTTFERIEEVPLIVVKKDGARQEFSREKLIRGLIKACEKRPVPLEKIEGIAIEVERELRHSGVSEIPSNDIGEMVMDRLSKVDEVAYVRFASVYRQFKDISVFLDELKDLIKTDK, encoded by the coding sequence ATGCGGTGTTCAAATTGCCAAAATAAAAGTACCAAGGTTTTAGATTCGCGACCAATCGAGGAAGGGCAATCTATTCGCAGGCGCAGAGAGTGCGAACAGTGTGGATTTCGTTTTACGACATTTGAACGAATTGAGGAAGTTCCATTAATTGTTGTGAAAAAGGACGGAGCAAGACAAGAATTTAGTAGGGAAAAGCTAATTCGTGGATTAATCAAGGCATGCGAAAAGCGACCGGTACCACTAGAGAAAATCGAGGGTATTGCAATTGAAGTGGAAAGAGAATTGCGTCACTCAGGGGTTTCTGAAATTCCTAGTAATGATATTGGAGAAATGGTTATGGACCGGCTTTCAAAAGTTGATGAAGTAGCATATGTGCGCTTTGCTTCTGTCTATCGCCAATTCAAAGATATAAGTGTTTTCTTAGATGAACTAAAAGATTTAATTAAGACAGACAAATAG
- a CDS encoding replication initiation and membrane attachment family protein, with translation MSFIGKILPIEGYIVLQKGDLPEGYAKSLTHLYQPLIGITAVMLYQTLLHEIELQQDHEPQTHHTLMNYLDLPLDDIYRARRKLEGIGLLKTYKHQTDENDYFTYELLQPFSPSDFFKDPMLTQLLYHHLGEDKYHVLRGHYFKQPAKQNGENITASFNDVFQTFQPHFQPVDHVKSEASYNEDEVQLDFTWMKQMLKQRMIPEKYILTAVNRKLISQMMVLYDLAEHEVEKAVMWALTDENRLDVDEFKGACHDLFKTKHNQAVVKLTDKLNQPIENQANSKPATKEEQLVHELETISPKQLLEDLSSGNHASAQDLKIISEIMTTQGLPSPVMNVLIHYVLLQSNMKLSKAYLEKIASHWSRANLRTAKEAMAFAKKEKNKYQTGYSKKQNYRKPVSNEVVPDWFKEREDKQAKPVKQKENMNQVDDEKEKEEILALLRKHSNSNKNNHLQG, from the coding sequence TTGAGTTTTATTGGAAAGATTTTGCCTATTGAAGGGTATATTGTTTTGCAAAAAGGGGATTTGCCGGAAGGGTATGCAAAATCATTAACCCATTTATACCAACCTCTGATTGGGATAACTGCTGTCATGTTGTACCAGACACTTCTGCATGAAATAGAGTTGCAACAAGATCATGAGCCACAAACTCATCATACATTAATGAATTATTTAGATTTACCGTTAGACGATATTTATCGAGCAAGACGAAAGCTAGAGGGAATTGGGCTCTTAAAGACTTATAAACATCAAACAGACGAAAATGATTATTTTACGTATGAACTTTTACAACCATTTTCACCAAGTGATTTTTTCAAAGATCCCATGCTTACTCAGCTATTGTATCATCACCTTGGAGAAGATAAGTATCATGTGTTAAGAGGTCACTATTTTAAGCAGCCGGCAAAACAAAACGGCGAAAATATAACTGCTTCATTTAATGATGTCTTTCAAACATTTCAACCACATTTTCAACCTGTTGACCATGTAAAGTCCGAAGCTTCTTATAATGAAGATGAAGTACAACTCGATTTTACCTGGATGAAGCAAATGCTCAAGCAACGCATGATTCCAGAAAAATATATCTTAACGGCTGTAAATCGAAAATTGATATCACAGATGATGGTATTGTATGATTTAGCAGAACATGAAGTAGAAAAAGCTGTAATGTGGGCTTTAACAGACGAAAACCGGTTAGATGTTGATGAATTTAAGGGTGCATGTCACGACTTGTTTAAAACAAAACATAATCAAGCCGTTGTAAAATTAACGGACAAATTAAATCAACCAATAGAAAATCAAGCAAATAGTAAACCAGCTACAAAGGAAGAACAACTAGTTCATGAGCTAGAGACAATATCACCAAAGCAATTACTAGAGGATTTATCAAGCGGAAATCATGCATCAGCACAGGATTTGAAGATAATTAGTGAAATTATGACGACACAAGGTTTACCATCACCAGTCATGAATGTGCTCATTCATTATGTTTTACTTCAATCGAACATGAAATTATCAAAAGCATACTTAGAAAAGATTGCTAGTCATTGGTCACGGGCAAATTTGAGAACAGCAAAAGAAGCGATGGCATTTGCCAAGAAAGAGAAAAATAAATACCAAACAGGATACTCCAAAAAGCAAAATTATCGAAAACCCGTTTCAAATGAGGTCGTCCCCGATTGGTTTAAAGAGCGGGAAGACAAGCAGGCAAAACCGGTAAAACAAAAAGAGAATATGAACCAAGTTGATGATGAAAAAGAAAAAGAAGAAATTTTAGCACTTCTACGCAAACATTCAAATAGCAACAAAAATAATCATTTGCAAGGATGA
- the dnaI gene encoding primosomal protein DnaI yields MEPIQSSLKKWLQNNQNFQENYSRIKQEVLADPEIKEFIALNPQLTTKEINKNLMKLYESKTQSKQCDRCPSFDKCINMIKGYSPILAVENNEIHLSYEKCYRLVAHEKQKDQQNLIQSLYMPKEILDAAYENIEFDLARKDAIRETSNFLDQIHAGVPAKGIYFSGPFGVGKTYFLGAIANKLKEANISSMLIYMPEFVREMKGSIKDDSINKKIDFFKKTDVLMLDDIGAETQSAWFRDEILGSILQYRMMERLPVFFTSNYSIKQLGEQLAISNRGGVEKVKAGRIIERIKQVSKEVSMFGENRRD; encoded by the coding sequence GTGGAACCGATTCAATCAAGTTTAAAGAAATGGCTGCAGAATAACCAAAATTTTCAAGAAAACTATTCCAGAATTAAGCAGGAGGTTCTTGCAGATCCAGAAATCAAGGAATTTATTGCACTAAATCCCCAGTTAACAACGAAAGAAATTAATAAAAATCTTATGAAACTGTATGAAAGTAAAACACAATCTAAGCAATGTGACAGATGTCCATCTTTTGATAAATGTATCAATATGATTAAAGGATATTCGCCGATTTTGGCAGTGGAAAACAATGAAATACATCTATCTTATGAAAAATGCTATAGACTTGTAGCACATGAAAAGCAAAAAGATCAGCAAAATCTGATCCAGAGCTTATACATGCCTAAAGAAATTCTTGATGCTGCATATGAAAATATCGAGTTTGATCTAGCGAGAAAAGACGCAATCCGCGAAACAAGTAATTTTTTAGATCAAATACACGCGGGTGTACCTGCAAAAGGGATCTATTTTTCCGGTCCGTTTGGTGTTGGGAAAACGTACTTCCTTGGGGCGATAGCAAATAAACTAAAGGAAGCAAACATTTCATCGATGCTCATTTATATGCCGGAGTTTGTTAGAGAAATGAAAGGCTCAATCAAGGATGACTCTATTAATAAGAAAATAGACTTTTTCAAAAAAACGGATGTTCTTATGCTTGATGACATTGGAGCTGAAACACAATCTGCCTGGTTCCGGGATGAAATTTTGGGATCCATTTTACAGTATCGGATGATGGAACGGTTACCTGTCTTCTTTACGTCCAATTATAGTATAAAGCAATTAGGTGAGCAGCTAGCGATATCTAATCGTGGTGGTGTGGAAAAAGTGAAAGCCGGTAGAATTATTGAGCGTATTAAGCAAGTGAGTAAAGAAGTATCCATGTTTGGTGAGAATCGACGTGATTAA
- the ytxC gene encoding putative sporulation protein YtxC, with protein sequence MVQPFLLAYFIITKFSADTFAIVTSLSGSYIFLSICPYNVTVWSWVRVMLLLEVYFGSDKEVISFCEHLFRYNKQIELHWKTDKDWGNQLQLEYHLPGNESIETIAKAMADVFLIHRLQAMIKHIIEDYYYYTSTDEIERIMELTHWIFSGEDDDSLQVRKNKDPSKLLNSLFIANIKNTTTIHYDSIVKFRLKVFKDQLVHYVGLAIDEFKREEDHQAFVNMLREYIAKKESAHHVVHVLQGSTFSFFRANGKRFSQMELRTLMQKEPLYIVGLDEDELNLAPLVAMAPRKIKIYGDHPSEPKTLTVINVFEEKVDFEPVKNFPFSFHSKKR encoded by the coding sequence ATGGTACAACCGTTCTTGTTAGCTTATTTTATTATTACAAAGTTTTCAGCCGACACTTTTGCTATTGTTACTAGTTTATCTGGATCATACATTTTTTTAAGTATTTGTCCATATAATGTAACAGTTTGGTCTTGGGTGAGGGTGATGTTGTTGCTGGAAGTTTATTTTGGTTCTGACAAAGAAGTAATCAGTTTTTGCGAGCATTTATTTCGTTATAACAAACAAATTGAGTTGCATTGGAAAACAGATAAAGATTGGGGGAATCAGTTACAACTGGAATATCATTTACCAGGCAATGAATCAATAGAAACAATCGCAAAAGCAATGGCTGATGTTTTTCTGATTCATCGGTTACAAGCAATGATAAAACACATTATTGAAGATTATTATTATTATACGAGCACAGACGAGATCGAGCGCATTATGGAGTTAACACATTGGATTTTTTCTGGCGAGGATGATGATAGTCTACAGGTTAGAAAAAACAAGGATCCGAGTAAATTATTAAACTCCTTATTCATTGCAAATATAAAAAACACGACAACAATCCATTATGATTCGATTGTTAAGTTCCGCTTGAAGGTTTTCAAAGATCAATTAGTCCATTATGTAGGCCTTGCAATTGATGAATTTAAACGAGAAGAAGATCATCAAGCATTTGTAAATATGTTGCGTGAATATATCGCAAAGAAAGAGTCGGCACATCATGTTGTCCATGTTTTACAAGGTAGTACATTTTCGTTTTTTAGAGCAAATGGAAAACGATTCTCTCAAATGGAACTGCGTACATTAATGCAGAAAGAGCCTTTGTATATTGTTGGGCTTGATGAAGATGAATTGAATTTAGCACCATTGGTAGCGATGGCACCACGGAAAATAAAGATATATGGCGATCATCCGTCAGAACCAAAAACATTAACTGTAATCAATGTTTTTGAGGAAAAGGTGGATTTTGAGCCAGTTAAAAATTTTCCATTCTCATTTCATTCGAAAAAACGATGA